Proteins from a single region of Serinus canaria isolate serCan28SL12 chromosome 28, serCan2020, whole genome shotgun sequence:
- the LOC127060909 gene encoding nucleolin-like, producing the protein MPEPAPLGGDRKAAEKKRVEKVGAKGSAAGPPVPRSLPVQSKAEPPSLDPAEEPLLWEGLTLNKCILVASVVALLSVTFQVLQAPCAKEGLARGRQEPPPPPVPEVVSPQVEIPEAVTAQPAPPPESSALEEDDDDEDGDDDDDSEADSNLGEPWIFKKWFGRATPEDEDKDGDKDEDKDEDKDEDEDEDEDKDEEPADVPEVPMAVTEEKKSQEKKVEKKEEEEEEEEKKKKEEKKEKAREGRAVHVERSSRREARAKDRTAGDRPGRVPRAPREPEQQPQKKRDRERKERKERRRERDESRREGWRGRPGRADGGRESPRRDWKQQKGRKPWELAPGRDGRAREGKRRD; encoded by the exons ATGCCAGAGCCAGCCCCGCTCGGCGGGGACAGGAAAGCGGCGGAGAAGAAGCGGGTGGAGAAGGTGGGAGCCAAGGGCAGCGCTGCCGGGCCGCCAG TCCCCAGGAgcctccctgtgcagagcaaggCGGAGCCGCCCAGCCTGGACCCGGCGGAGGAGCCGCTGCTTTGGGAAGGGCTCACCCTCAACAAGTGCATCCTGGTGGCCTCCGTGGTGGCCCTGCTCAGCGTCACCTTCCAGGTGCTCCAAG CGCCATGCGCCAAGGAGGGACTCGCCCGCGGCCGCCAGGAGCCTCCGCCCCCTCCCGTTCCCG agGTCGTGAGCCCCCAGGTGGAGATCCCGGAGGCGGTGACTGCCCAGCCTGCGCCACCACCGGAGAGCAGCGCCTtggaggaggatgatgatgatgaagacGGTGACGATGACGATGATAGCGAAGCTGACAGCAACCTG ggaGAACCCTGGATCTTCAAGAAATGGTTTGGCCGTGCAACACCAGAGGATGAGGACAAGGATGGGGACAAGGATGAAGACAAGGATGAGGACAAGGATGAGGacgaggatgaggatgaggacaAGGATGAAGAACCTGCAGATGTCCCTGAGGTGCCAATGGCTGTgacagaggagaagaagagcCAGGAGAAGAAggtggagaagaaggaggaggaggaggaggaggaggagaagaagaagaaggaggagaagaaggagaaagccAGGGAAGGCCGTGCTGTCCATGTGGAGCGGAGCAGCCGGAGGGAGGCACGAGCCAAGGACAGGACAGCGGGGGACAGACCTGGCCGAGTCCCCCGGGCCCCCAGGGAACcggagcagcagccccagaagAAGCGGGACcgggagaggaaggagaggaaggagagacGGCGGGAGCGGGATGAGTCCaggagggaggggtggagggGCCGCCCCGGCAGGGCTGACGGCGGCCGGGAGAGCCCGAGGCGGGactggaagcagcagaagggcaggaaaCCCTGGGAACTGGCACCGGGCAGGGAcggcagggccagggagggcaAGAGGCGCGACTGA
- the AMH gene encoding muellerian-inhibiting factor, which yields MSALGGLLLCLVLLLPSAALPRKEGRDSLLELSLLEAEGREVGNGSSQETPRSRRAAATRLFSKPEAGAKCPQGVAEEGPGWSRSSPQPWPLGGLEGPVCRVRMEQDGATPRQLEVVGVLSHYESSFIKLLRRRRSWDGNFPGTFGLCRPGEAGAAPHPLRRIHEHVLEPGLERFLVLHLEEVQWEAQVKLRFQLVFQAEVGRAVGELQAAVMLFYLGRREGRGSGHPQELLATGPGLPRDQRLCLSRDTQYLALAAAAASVTRSAERLRFSASLAIHGGAGGGAPLPRTEVQQLLFGSDDKCFTRMTPVLLLLAKSRQQEEEEEEEEALAPSSYLSAEGVVDTAPYPQLSPPPAGTEELPTPIAPGQANTSSPAPGGSAQFLATLTHFIRQLLSSSSEPPPQPSAHHWLDFEMMETLPHQLLNLSEEAALERLVQSEEPSVLLLPQDSGVVLEQHLGDWQPEGTVLQLLMGKLQVVIQELRDIPAFQANAALFQHLLTFCYYPAEPGQAEAAERGPGSRKLRTLLLLKALQSVRARWQERRKVQRQNRSARQQAHCRLQELTIDLRDRHFIIMPTMYAANNCEGPCRLPLSARIPSYFSHTVLLLGMQDRGSPLRRAPCCVPVRYSDQLIISLSSDGLEIRKFPNMVAEECGCR from the exons ATGAGCGCTCTCGGggggctcctgctgtgcctggtgctgctgctcccctctgcagctctgcccaggaaagagggaagggattccctgctggagctgagcctgctggAAGCAGAAGGGAGAGAGGTGGGAAATGGAAGTTCACAGGAGACACCCAGGTCCAGGAGGGCTGCTGCCACTCGCCTCTTCTCCAAGCCCGAGGCAGGAGCCAAGTGCCCGCAGGGAGTGGCTGAGGAGGGCCCGGGCTGGTCCCGCTCTAGCCCGCAGCCCTGGCCCCTCGGGGGCCTGGAAGGGCCCGTGTGCAGggtgaggatggagcaggacGGGGCCACCCCGAGGCAGCTGGAGGTGGTGGGAGTGCTCAGCCACTACGAGAGCAGCTTCATCAAACTGCTGAGGCGGCGCCGGAGCTGGGACGGGAACTTCCCGGGGACCTTCGGGCTGTGCCGGCCCGGGGAGGCCGGGGctgctccccatcccctgcGGAGGATCCACGAGCACGTGCTGGAGCCGGGGCTGGAGAGATTCCTCGTCCTGCACCTGGAGGAAG TGCAGTGGGAGGCGCAGGTGAAGCTGCGGTTCCAGCTGGTTTTCCAGGCGGAGGTAGGACGCgctgtgggagagctgcaggctgccGTGATGCTCTTCTACCTGGGCCGCCGGGAGGGCCGGGGCTCCGGGCACCcgcaggagctgctggccaccGGCCCGGGTCTGCCGCGGGACCAG AGGCTCTGCCTCTCCAGGGACACGCAGTACCTGGCTCTGGCAGCCGCCGCAGCCTCGGTTACCCGCAGCGCGGAGCGGCTCCGCTTCTCTGCTTCCCTGGCCATCCACGGCGGTGCGGGAG GAGGTGCCCCCCTGCCCCGCACGgaggtgcagcagctcctgttcGGCTCCGATGACAAGTGTTTCACCCGGATGACCccggtgctgctgctgctggccaagtcacggcagcaggaggaggaagaagaggaagaggaggctttGGCCCCATCCTCCTACCTCTCTGCTGAGGGGGTGGTGGACACGGCTCCCTACCCTCAGCTCAG CCCACCCCCGGCCGGCACCGAGGAGCTGCCGACCCCCATTGCCCCGGGCCAAGCCAACACCTCGTCCCCAGCGCCCGGGGGCAGCGCCCAGTTCCTGGCAACCCTGACCCACTTCATCCggcagctcctgagctcctccagcGAGCCgcccccccagcccagtgcccaccaCTGGCTGGACTTCGAGATGATGGAGACCCTCCCCCACCAGCTGCTCAACCTGTCTGAGGAGGCGGCGCTGGAGCGGCTGGTGCAGTCGGAGGAGCCCtcggtgctgctgctgcctcaggacAGCGGGGTcgtgctggagcagcacctgggggaCTGGCAGCCGGAGGGCAccgtgctgcagctgctgatgggCAAACTGCAGGTGGTcatccaggagctcagggacaTCCCGGCTTTCCAAGCCAACGCGGCGCTTTTCCAGCACCTCCTGACCTTTTGCTACTACCCCGCCGAGCCGGGGCAGGCCGAGGCGGCCGAGCGGGGCCCGGGCTCTCGGAAGCTGCgcacgctgctgctgctgaaggcgCTGCAGTCGGTGCGGGCGCGCTGGCAGGAGCGCAGGAAGGTGCAGCGGCAGAACCGCAGCGCCCGGCAGCAGGCGCACTGCCGGCTGCAGGAGCTCACCATCGACCTGCGAGACAGACACTTCATCATCATGCCCACCATGTACGCGGCCAACAACTGCGAGGGGCCCTGCCGGCTGCCGCTCTCTGCGCGCATCCCCAGCTACTTCTCGCACacggtgctgctgctgggcatgCAGGACCGGGGCTCGCCGCTGCGCAGGGCTCCCTGCTGCGTGCCCGTGCGCTACTCGGACCAGCTCATCATCAGCCTCTCCTCGGACGGGCTGGAGATCCGCAAGTTCCCCAACATGGTGGCAGAGGAGTGCGGCTGCCGGTGA